A genomic region of Sciurus carolinensis chromosome 7, mSciCar1.2, whole genome shotgun sequence contains the following coding sequences:
- the Vgll2 gene encoding transcription cofactor vestigial-like protein 2 isoform X4, with translation MSCLDVMYQVYGPPQPYFAAAYTPYHQKLAYYSKMQEAQECNASPSSSGSGSSSFSSQTPASIKEEEGSPEKERPPEAEYINSRCVLFTYFQGDISSVVDEHFSRALSQPSSYSPSCTSSKAPRSSGPWRDGSFPMSQRSFPASFWNSAYQAPVPAPLGSPLAAAHSELPFATADPYSPAALHSHLHQGAAEAWHHAHPHHAHPHHPYALGGALSAQAAAYPRPTAVHEVYAPHFDPRYGPLLMPASSGRPARLAPAPAPAPGSPPCELSTKGEPAGGAWTAPGGPFVSPAGDVTQGLGLSVDSAHRYSLCGASLLS, from the exons ATGAGCTGTCTGGATGTTATGTACCAAGTCTATGGTCCTCCGCAGCCTTACTTCGCAGCCGCCTACACCCCCTATCACCAG AAGCTAGCCTATTACTCCAAAATGCAGGAAGCCCAGGAGTGCAATGCCAGCcccagcagcagtggcagtggCAGCTCCTCATTTTCCAGCCAAACCCCAGCCAGCATAAAagaggaggaaggcagcccagaGAAAGAGCGCCCACCAGAGGCAGAGTACATCAACTCCCGCTGCGTCCTCTTCACCTATTTCCAGGGGGACATCAGCTCCGTGGTGGATGAACATTTCAGTAGGGCCCTGAGCCAGCCTAGCAGCTACTCCCCCAGCTGTACCAGCAGCAAAGCACCAAGGAGCTCTGGTCCCTGGAGAG ACGGCTCCTTCCCGATGAGCCAGCGCAGCTTTCCCGCCTCCTTCTGGAACAGCGCGTACCAGGCACCCGTACCCGCACCTCTGGGCAGCCCTCTAGCTGCTGCGCACTCGGAGCTGCCTTTCGCCACCGCCGACCCCTACTCGCCGGCGGCACTGCACAGCCACCTGCACCAGGGTGCGGCCGAAGCATGGCACCACGCGCATCCACACCACGCACACCCCCACCACCCCTATGCGCTGGGCGGCGCCCTTAGCGCCCAGGCCGCCGCTTACCCGCGGCCCACCGCTGTGCATGAGGTCTACGCGCCGCATTTCGACCCTCGCTATGGGCCTTTGCTGATGCCTGCCTCCTCCGGTCGCCCGGCCCGTCTCGCACCCGCCCCGGCGCCTGCGCCCGGCAGCCCACCCTGCGAGCTCTCCACAAAGGGCGAGCCGGCCGGCGGCGCATGGACCGCGCCCGGGGGGCCCTTCGTGAGCCCCGCGGGGGACGTGAcccagggcctgggcctcagCGTGGACTCAG CTCATCGTTATTCCCTCTGTGGTGCATCCCTTCTGAGCTGA
- the Vgll2 gene encoding transcription cofactor vestigial-like protein 2 isoform X1 — protein sequence MSCLDVMYQVYGPPQPYFAAAYTPYHQKLAYYSKMQEAQECNASPSSSGSGSSSFSSQTPASIKEEEGSPEKERPPEAEYINSRCVLFTYFQGDISSVVDEHFSRALSQPSSYSPSCTSSKAPRSSGPWRDGSFPMSQRSFPASFWNSAYQAPVPAPLGSPLAAAHSELPFATADPYSPAALHSHLHQGAAEAWHHAHPHHAHPHHPYALGGALSAQAAAYPRPTAVHEVYAPHFDPRYGPLLMPASSGRPARLAPAPAPAPGSPPCELSTKGEPAGGAWTAPGGPFVSPAGDVTQGLGLSVDSDERCDKRPQLSPWRGTRNHPPPGEEMSMESTISQIFFRGKGLCVGKAEGDEEEETNIKDVYLLQVHCVVS from the exons ATGAGCTGTCTGGATGTTATGTACCAAGTCTATGGTCCTCCGCAGCCTTACTTCGCAGCCGCCTACACCCCCTATCACCAG AAGCTAGCCTATTACTCCAAAATGCAGGAAGCCCAGGAGTGCAATGCCAGCcccagcagcagtggcagtggCAGCTCCTCATTTTCCAGCCAAACCCCAGCCAGCATAAAagaggaggaaggcagcccagaGAAAGAGCGCCCACCAGAGGCAGAGTACATCAACTCCCGCTGCGTCCTCTTCACCTATTTCCAGGGGGACATCAGCTCCGTGGTGGATGAACATTTCAGTAGGGCCCTGAGCCAGCCTAGCAGCTACTCCCCCAGCTGTACCAGCAGCAAAGCACCAAGGAGCTCTGGTCCCTGGAGAG ACGGCTCCTTCCCGATGAGCCAGCGCAGCTTTCCCGCCTCCTTCTGGAACAGCGCGTACCAGGCACCCGTACCCGCACCTCTGGGCAGCCCTCTAGCTGCTGCGCACTCGGAGCTGCCTTTCGCCACCGCCGACCCCTACTCGCCGGCGGCACTGCACAGCCACCTGCACCAGGGTGCGGCCGAAGCATGGCACCACGCGCATCCACACCACGCACACCCCCACCACCCCTATGCGCTGGGCGGCGCCCTTAGCGCCCAGGCCGCCGCTTACCCGCGGCCCACCGCTGTGCATGAGGTCTACGCGCCGCATTTCGACCCTCGCTATGGGCCTTTGCTGATGCCTGCCTCCTCCGGTCGCCCGGCCCGTCTCGCACCCGCCCCGGCGCCTGCGCCCGGCAGCCCACCCTGCGAGCTCTCCACAAAGGGCGAGCCGGCCGGCGGCGCATGGACCGCGCCCGGGGGGCCCTTCGTGAGCCCCGCGGGGGACGTGAcccagggcctgggcctcagCGTGGACTCAG ATGAAAGATGCGACAAGAGACCCCAACTGTCTCCATGGAGAGGAACAAGAAATCACCCACCACCAGGGGAAGAAATGTCTATGGAGTCAAcaatatctcaaatatttttcagggGAAAGGGTCTATGTGTGGGCAAAGCTGAAggagatgaggaagaagaaacaaatattaaagATGTCTATTTACTACAAGTTCACTGTGttgtttcataa
- the Vgll2 gene encoding transcription cofactor vestigial-like protein 2 isoform X3 produces the protein MSCLDVMYQVYGPPQPYFAAAYTPYHQKLAYYSKMQEAQECNASPSSSGSGSSSFSSQTPASIKEEEGSPEKERPPEAEYINSRCVLFTYFQGDISSVVDEHFSRALSQPSSYSPSCTSSKAPRSSGPWRDGSFPMSQRSFPASFWNSAYQAPVPAPLGSPLAAAHSELPFATADPYSPAALHSHLHQGAAEAWHHAHPHHAHPHHPYALGGALSAQAAAYPRPTAVHEVYAPHFDPRYGPLLMPASSGRPARLAPAPAPAPGSPPCELSTKGEPAGGAWTAPGGPFVSPAGDVTQGLGLSVDSGLQPQDKSKDLYWF, from the exons ATGAGCTGTCTGGATGTTATGTACCAAGTCTATGGTCCTCCGCAGCCTTACTTCGCAGCCGCCTACACCCCCTATCACCAG AAGCTAGCCTATTACTCCAAAATGCAGGAAGCCCAGGAGTGCAATGCCAGCcccagcagcagtggcagtggCAGCTCCTCATTTTCCAGCCAAACCCCAGCCAGCATAAAagaggaggaaggcagcccagaGAAAGAGCGCCCACCAGAGGCAGAGTACATCAACTCCCGCTGCGTCCTCTTCACCTATTTCCAGGGGGACATCAGCTCCGTGGTGGATGAACATTTCAGTAGGGCCCTGAGCCAGCCTAGCAGCTACTCCCCCAGCTGTACCAGCAGCAAAGCACCAAGGAGCTCTGGTCCCTGGAGAG ACGGCTCCTTCCCGATGAGCCAGCGCAGCTTTCCCGCCTCCTTCTGGAACAGCGCGTACCAGGCACCCGTACCCGCACCTCTGGGCAGCCCTCTAGCTGCTGCGCACTCGGAGCTGCCTTTCGCCACCGCCGACCCCTACTCGCCGGCGGCACTGCACAGCCACCTGCACCAGGGTGCGGCCGAAGCATGGCACCACGCGCATCCACACCACGCACACCCCCACCACCCCTATGCGCTGGGCGGCGCCCTTAGCGCCCAGGCCGCCGCTTACCCGCGGCCCACCGCTGTGCATGAGGTCTACGCGCCGCATTTCGACCCTCGCTATGGGCCTTTGCTGATGCCTGCCTCCTCCGGTCGCCCGGCCCGTCTCGCACCCGCCCCGGCGCCTGCGCCCGGCAGCCCACCCTGCGAGCTCTCCACAAAGGGCGAGCCGGCCGGCGGCGCATGGACCGCGCCCGGGGGGCCCTTCGTGAGCCCCGCGGGGGACGTGAcccagggcctgggcctcagCGTGGACTCAG GTTTACAGCCTCAGGACAAAAGCAAGGATCTGTACTGGTTTTAG
- the Vgll2 gene encoding transcription cofactor vestigial-like protein 2 isoform X2, whose product MSCLDVMYQVYGPPQPYFAAAYTPYHQKLAYYSKMQEAQECNASPSSSGSGSSSFSSQTPASIKEEEGSPEKERPPEAEYINSRCVLFTYFQGDISSVVDEHFSRALSQPSSYSPSCTSSKAPRSSGPWRDGSFPMSQRSFPASFWNSAYQAPVPAPLGSPLAAAHSELPFATADPYSPAALHSHLHQGAAEAWHHAHPHHAHPHHPYALGGALSAQAAAYPRPTAVHEVYAPHFDPRYGPLLMPASSGRPARLAPAPAPAPGSPPCELSTKGEPAGGAWTAPGGPFVSPAGDVTQGLGLSVDSGKRRRECSLSGAPPALYPTLG is encoded by the exons ATGAGCTGTCTGGATGTTATGTACCAAGTCTATGGTCCTCCGCAGCCTTACTTCGCAGCCGCCTACACCCCCTATCACCAG AAGCTAGCCTATTACTCCAAAATGCAGGAAGCCCAGGAGTGCAATGCCAGCcccagcagcagtggcagtggCAGCTCCTCATTTTCCAGCCAAACCCCAGCCAGCATAAAagaggaggaaggcagcccagaGAAAGAGCGCCCACCAGAGGCAGAGTACATCAACTCCCGCTGCGTCCTCTTCACCTATTTCCAGGGGGACATCAGCTCCGTGGTGGATGAACATTTCAGTAGGGCCCTGAGCCAGCCTAGCAGCTACTCCCCCAGCTGTACCAGCAGCAAAGCACCAAGGAGCTCTGGTCCCTGGAGAG ACGGCTCCTTCCCGATGAGCCAGCGCAGCTTTCCCGCCTCCTTCTGGAACAGCGCGTACCAGGCACCCGTACCCGCACCTCTGGGCAGCCCTCTAGCTGCTGCGCACTCGGAGCTGCCTTTCGCCACCGCCGACCCCTACTCGCCGGCGGCACTGCACAGCCACCTGCACCAGGGTGCGGCCGAAGCATGGCACCACGCGCATCCACACCACGCACACCCCCACCACCCCTATGCGCTGGGCGGCGCCCTTAGCGCCCAGGCCGCCGCTTACCCGCGGCCCACCGCTGTGCATGAGGTCTACGCGCCGCATTTCGACCCTCGCTATGGGCCTTTGCTGATGCCTGCCTCCTCCGGTCGCCCGGCCCGTCTCGCACCCGCCCCGGCGCCTGCGCCCGGCAGCCCACCCTGCGAGCTCTCCACAAAGGGCGAGCCGGCCGGCGGCGCATGGACCGCGCCCGGGGGGCCCTTCGTGAGCCCCGCGGGGGACGTGAcccagggcctgggcctcagCGTGGACTCAGGTAAGCGGAGGAGGGAGTGTAGCCTCTCCGGGGCCCCTCCAGCGCTGTACCCTACCCTAGGCTAA